A genomic segment from Acyrthosiphon pisum isolate AL4f chromosome A3, pea_aphid_22Mar2018_4r6ur, whole genome shotgun sequence encodes:
- the LOC107883671 gene encoding uncharacterized protein LOC107883671 translates to MILGLQKNQNNQIPKFADHALVFMLRGIAKKWKQPYAYYYSTSTIQTVDLVSYLKDVVRSVNKTGLKIVATVCDQGGTNQAAINYLMSETCKNYTERNTEKTNLGFEIDGQEIIPIFDPPHLLKCIRNNLFNKDVVFDMDGNTYTASWDHIVAMYDFDKKNEEFELRTLVKLNDNHINIARSKMKVSNAAQVFSHRVASTMKLVSDNAPKGSLLANAVGTAKFCLFMDKTFDSVNARTINPELGKPLRSAVTDKSPHIDHWKYAIKVFESMKFVNKTNGKSTIPPCIKNWIISLKSFLYLWIQLKKHNFKYFLPRHVNQDSLECFFGSVRSHGVRNINPDAYQFVCSFKTLLINNFTSIKSAGNCEHDDSDGTLDNLKQFIESGTNCSLKEPEENNIINIPMFDLPNTFDVCDFTDMTIGYISGYLALQVLATIGLFYVGWKKFGASIADFLDEEIECDADPRNGSLNSNSLYAEAALWLLKQTANRRHICTISIL, encoded by the exons aTGATACTCGGCCTTCAGAAAAATCAGAATAACCAAATACCAAAGTTTGCTGATCATGCTCTAGTTTTTATGTTGAGAGGAATTGCTAAGAAGTGGAAACAGCCGTAtgcttattattatagcacCAGCACTATTCAAACAGTTGATTTAGTGTCCTACTTGAAAGACGTTGTCAGAAGTGTAAACAAAACTGGTCTTAAAATTGTAGCAACTGTCTGTGACCAGGGAGGAACAAATCAAGCTGCAATCAATTATTTGATGTCTGAAACTTGCAAAAATTATACAGAACGTAATAcggaaaaaacaaatttaggtTTTGAAATTGATGGCCAGGAAATAATACCAATTTTTGATCCTCcacatttgttaaaatgtataagaaacaacttatttaataaagatGTAGTTTTTGACATGGATGGTAACACTTATACAGCGTCTTGGGATCATATTGTTGCTATGTATGATTTCGATAAGAAAAATGAAGAATTTGAACTAAGAACccttgtaaaattaaatgacaACCACATTAACATTGCCAGAAGCAAAATGAAGGTTTCGAATGCAGCACAAGTCTTCAGCCACAGAGTAGCTTCAACAATGAAATTGGTATCTGATAATG CCCCTAAAGGAAGTTTGCTGGCCAATGCTGTAGGCACAGCCAAATTTTGTCTATTCATGGATAAGACATTTGATTCAGTAAATGCCAGGACAATCAATCCTGAGTTGGGAAAACCACTACGAAGTGCAGTAACAGATAAATCTCCCCACATAGATCACTGGAAATATGCAATTAAGGTTTTTGAATCCATGAAGTTTGTCAACAAAACTAACGGTAAATCTACTATACCCCCTTGTATCAAAAACTGGATAATATCTCTAAAATCATTTCTATACCTTTGGATTCAActgaaaaaacataattttaaatatttcttgccAAGGCATGTAAACCAGGATTCTTTAGAATGTTTTTTCGGTAGTGTCCGAAGTCATGGTGTCAGAAATATTAATCCAGATGCATATCAATTTGTTTGttcatttaaaacattattgataAACAATTTCACATCCATAAAATCTGCTGGGAATTGTGAACACGATGACAGTGATGGAACATTGGATAATTTAAAGCAATTTATTGAAAGTGGCACAAATTGTTCATTGAAAGAAccagaagaaaataatataattaatatacccatGTTTGACCTACCAAATACATTTGATGTATGCGATTTCACTGATATGACAATTGGATATATAAGTGGATATTTAGCTC TTCAAGTATTAGCTACAATTGGTTTGTTTTATGTTGGATGGAAAAAATTCGGAGCATCTATAGCTGATTTCCTCGATGAAGAAATTGAGTGTGACGCGGACCCGCGTAATGgcagtttgaattcaaacagccttTACGCGGAAGCCGCGCTGTGGCTACTCAAACAAACCGCCAATCGACGACATATATGcacaataagcatattataa
- the LOC100168033 gene encoding negative elongation factor B — protein sequence MSGGRQRSMFTVHPNQQSESGIHGQTYLLETLTNCTDPLKAIEEFQVDNGIHLPSLRQMLPLLDLHGIRRLDFHNSILEALRDKLVAHIEEIGKKEGRDRDRKLKDMLAKSFPSVHIKQLRPIIMAILKNISHIDDKYLNVLVKDTELYKDTDTEVKRQIWKDNQSLLVNEVSPLLTQYIREKENILFDHNNLTNLFFTPSPKLRRQGEVVQKLAHMIGSSVKLYDMVLQFLRTLFLRTHNVHYCTLRAELLMALHDLEIQDIISIDPCHKFTWCLDACIRERNVDVKRSRELQGFLDSIKRGHETVLGDLSMTLCDPYAINFLATSTIRILHHLINNENLPRENHVLVLLLRMLSLGLSAWVMIDTQDFKEPKLDSQVVTKFMPALMSLMVDDQVRALNTKMPPDERESAITIIEHSGPVPDAVQAYIQESSVACTVAMYYTLHVAKAKDRLALMRILGSLANCDHDRAFEDPFLHFLVALLIQQVEEFAAEDFCTVIFDEFFCTGLSRENVVRHVLKLVWHVYPKLPPSRLSTLTKVLQPSSTHDEAVHKLYTDFVEKISTDTEPPPEPPSFDYLESPLMSVPTPSHY from the coding sequence ATGAGTGGTGGACGTCAACGGTCTATGTTCACGGTTCACCCAAACCAACAGTCGGAATCAGGTATACATGGTCAAACTTATTTATTAGAAACACTGACAAACTGCACGGATCCCCTAAAAGCTATCGAAGAGTTCCAAGTAGACAATGGAATTCATTTGCCGTCACTCCGTCAAATGTTACCTTTGCTTGATCTCCATGGCATTCGGCGTTTGGATTTTCATAACTCTATATTAGAGGCGCTGCGCGATAAATTAGTGGCTCATATCGAAGAAATTGGTAAAAAAGAAGGACGTGACCGGGATCGTAAGCTCAAGGACATGTTGGCAAAGAGTTTTCCTTCAGTTCACATAAAACAACTAAGACCCATAATTATGGCTATTCTGAAAAACATATCTCATATCGAtgataaatacttaaatgtattagTTAAAGACACTGAACTTTATAAAGATACAGACACAGAAGTGAAACGACAAATTTGGAAGGACAATCAATCGCTATTAGTTAATGAAGTTTCACCTCTACTAACACAGTACATAAgggaaaaagaaaatattcttTTCGACCACAataatttgacaaatttattcTTCACACCGTCGCCAAAATTACGACGTCAAGGAGAAGTGGTACAAAAACTCGCACATATGATAGGCTCGAGTGTAAAATTATACGATATGGTTTTGCAATTTTTGAGAACATTATTCTTGCGTACTCACAATGTACATTATTGTACACTAAGAGCTGAACTTTTGATGGCATTGCACGATCTGGAAATTCAAGATATTATATCCATTGATCCGTGTCATAAGTTCACATGGTGTCTCGATGCTTGTATTCGAGAACGCAATGTTGATGTTAAACGGTCCCGTGAACTTCAAGGGTTTTTAGATAGCATTAAAAGAGGACACGAAACAGTATTAGGAGATTTATCCATGACATTATGTGATCCGTACGCCATCAATTTCTTAGCGACTTCAACTATTCGAATACTTCATCATTTAATTAACAATGAAAATTTACCAAGGGAAAATCATGTATTAGTTCTGTTATTGAGGATGTTGTCTCTTGGTTTGAGCGCTTGGGTTATGATTGATACCCAAGACTTCAAGGAACCAAAATTGGACAGTCAAGTAGTCACTAAGTTTATGCCTGCCTTGATGTCACTCATGGTAGATGATCAAGTTAGGgctttaaatactaaaatgccTCCTGATGAAAGGGAATCTGCAATTACCATTATTGAACACTCTGGACCGGTTCCAGATGCTGTGCAAGCATATATACAAGAGAGTAGCGTTGCATGTACAGTCGCcatgtattatacattacatgTTGCTAAAGCTAAAGACAGATTAGCATTGATGAGAATATTGGGATCTTTGGCCAACTGTGATCATGACCGTGCTTTCGAGGATCCATTTCTTCATTTTTTGGTGGCGCTATTAATACAACAGGTCGAAGAATTTGCTGCTGAAGATTTTTGTACTGTTAtctttgatgaatttttttgtaccgGACTGAGCAGAGAAAATGTAGTTAGACATGTATTAAAACTAGTGTGGCATGTTTATCCAAAGTTACCACCAAGTAGATTAAGTACATTAACCAAAGTTTTACAACCAAGTTCAACACATGATGAGGCTGTACACAAACTATACACAGACTTTGTAGAAAAAATTTCAACAGACACAGAACCTCCACCAGAACCACCGAGTTTCGATTATTTGGAATCGCCATTGATGAGTGTACCTACACCGTCACATTATTGA
- the LOC100166001 gene encoding dihydropteridine reductase, translating into MAAGKILVYGGKGALGSTCISFLTAQKYWVGSIDLTRNEVANANVIVERDATILEQESQILKELESVLGSEKLDAVICVAGGWAGGSSSSDDFVKNTDLMLKQSVSSSVLASSIASKYLKPGGILVLTGAKAALGPTPGMIGYGLAKAAIHHLTKSLADENGGLPTGAQALSILPVTLDTPMNRKWMPKADTSTWTPLEFVAELFSKWIKNEERPPNGSLVQLNTKENKTTLEFE; encoded by the exons ATGGCTGCCGGCAAAATATTGGTGTACGGAGGAAAAGGAGCGTTGGGATCGACGTGCATATCGTTCCTTACGGCCCAAAAATAT tggGTTGGATCAATAGACCTAACTCGAAATGAAGTTGCAAACGCTAATGTGATCGTGGAACGGGATGCTACAATATTAGAACAa gAATCACAAATTTTGAAGGAGCTCGAGTCCGTTTTAGGATCTGAAAAATTAGATGCTGTAATATGTGTAGCTGGTGGTTGGGCCGGCGGTAGCTCAAGCTCTgatg attttgtaaaaaatactgaTTTGATGTTAAAACAAAGTGTTTCGAGCTCAGTATTAGCATCATCCATTGcgtccaaatatttaaaacctgGAGGTATTTTAGTATTGACTGGTGCTAAAGCTGCTCTTGGTCCCACACCAGGAATGATTGGTTATGGTTTAGCTAAAGCAGCAATACATCATTTGACAAAATCATTGGCTGATGAAAATGGTGGTTTACCTACAGGAGCTCAAGCTCTTTCAATATTGCCTGTCACACTCGACACACCCATGAATCGTAAATGGATGCCTAAAGCTGATACTTCAACTTGGACTCCATTAGAATTTGTTGCAGA attgTTTTCCAAATGGATTAAAAATGAAGAAAGACCTCCAAATGGTTCACTTGTTCAGTTAAATACAAaggaaaataaaacaactttGGAATTTgaataa
- the LOC100168743 gene encoding torso-like protein isoform X1 translates to MWVTNDDEPNLIVLGIEKTSQAMGLDGAKALIVFILYALRLQQKAQADIKVGNAINVFNRYGYFSISMRVVPRNDTDHSWIFREPTVDVFTNLPEKQSLKRSIGGGGGQVFQGDFHMEFCDNVKQLMQAYFRDFSVERLDKPWQAFTGSWSKFTLARNLGLDVSYVTGDHCYVLVRVARHRETADLEMDMESTDLHEPVAKQVASVNVGDSLSVIEFVRSFGSHYVTSYVTGNSLYQVYVYAPNAYKVIKERLKAKGVSQISNQELIGYFSPWYAEHVGKIQSASGNATVENWAHQRLRVKFFVFGFASLLKLHGDTKLLSELNGMLGNEALLKLELKTLAPAFKDVQKRAWFHEVMDNNLKLWEVNM, encoded by the exons GTCAAGCGATGGGCCTCGATGGGGCCAAGgcgttaatagtttttattctttACGCGTTGAGGCTTCAACAGAAGGCTCAAGCGGACATCAAAGTGGGTAACGCCATCAACGTGTTCAACCGTTATGGATACTTTAGCATAAGTATGAGAGTGGTCCCCAGAAATGACACCGATCATTCATGGATATTCAGGGAACCCACGGTCGACGTGTTTACGAATCTGCCGGAAAAACaaag CCTCAAAAGAAGCATCGGAGGTGGTGGAGGTCAAGTCTTCCAAGGGGATTTCCACATGGAATTTTGTGATAACGTAAAACAATTAATGCAAGCCTACTTTAGAGATTTTTCCGTAGAGAGACTGGACAAGCCGTGGCAGGCGTTTACGGGCAGCTGGTCGAAATTTACGTTGGCCAGAAATTTAG GTTTAGACGTGTCTTATGTAACCGGCGATCATTGTTATGTTCTCGTCAGGGTGGCTAGGCATAGGGAGACTGCCGATTTGGAAATGGATATGGAGAGCACCGACCTTCACGAGCCAGTGGCCAAACAGGTGGCCTCTGTTAATGTCGGCGATAGTTTGTCGGTCATTGAATTCGTCCGGAGTTTTGGATCTCATTACGTGACGTCATATGTCACAGGCAATTCTCTCTATCAG GTGTATGTATATGCTCCAAACGCTTACAAAGTAATTAAAGAACGCTTAAAAGCAAAAGGCGTATCGCAGATCTCTAATCAAGAGTTGATTGGATACTTCTCACCGTGGTACGCAGAACATGTGGGTAAAATACAATCAGCTAGTGGTAATGCAACAGTTGAAAATTGGGCACACCAAAGACTAAGAGTGAAATTTTTTGTCTTTGGGTTCGCCTCCTTACTGAAATTGCATGGAGATACAAAATTGTTAAGTGAATTGAATGGAATGTTAGGCAACGAAGCATTACTCAAGCTTGAATTAAAAACCTTGGCGCCGGCTTTTAAGGACGTTCAAAAACGAGCTTGGTTCCATGAAGTTatggataataatttaaaactatgggaagttaatatgtaa
- the LOC100166669 gene encoding zinc finger protein 543: MNIYTDYSQKCPDCHKCFYSATSLLVHFFSHVGEEKLVDGDNNENSSTSKKKPAETSNYGSSKPLNLTVGETLNPWKYCLATYEENNDNPVKPLKKVTKKNKEKDKTFECSLCNKKFGWTTDLKRHLLIHTGERPFKCNSCQAAFTRNFLLQKHFARAHKKVSEDESKKLENHVHANVTEIKLKMKELECQKEHKNILVDNQFMSGGAHPPNLPLLA; encoded by the exons ATGAATATTTATACAG ATTATTCTCAAAAATGTCCAGATTGccacaaatgtttttattctgcTACATCattattagtacatttttttagtcaCGTTGGTGAAGAAAAATTAGTTGATGgcgataataatgaaaatagttcaacttctaaaaaaaaacctgcAGAAACTAGCAATTATGGATCTTCTAAACCATTAAATTTGACAGTGGGCGAAACTCTTAATCCTTGGAAATATTGTTTGGCCACATATgaagaaaataatgataatccagttaaaccattaaaaaaagtaactaaaaaaaataaagaaaaagacAAGACTTTTGAGTGTagtttgtgtaataaaaaatttgggTGGACAACTGATCTTAAAAGGCATTTACTCATTCACACAG gAGAAAGGCCTTTTAAGTGTAATTCATGCCAAGCAGCATTTACAAGAAACTTTTTACTCCAAAAACATTTTGCTCGAGCTCATAAAAAGGTATCTGAAGATGAATCGAAAAAGTTGGAGAACCATGTACATGCTAATgttactgaaataaaattaaaaatgaaggaACTAGAGTGCCAAAAGGAACATA AAAACATACTGGTCGACAACCAATTTATGTCCGGCGGTGCGCATCCCCCCAATTTGCCATTGTTAGCGTGA
- the LOC100168743 gene encoding torso-like protein isoform X2, protein MGLDGAKALIVFILYALRLQQKAQADIKVGNAINVFNRYGYFSISMRVVPRNDTDHSWIFREPTVDVFTNLPEKQSLKRSIGGGGGQVFQGDFHMEFCDNVKQLMQAYFRDFSVERLDKPWQAFTGSWSKFTLARNLGLDVSYVTGDHCYVLVRVARHRETADLEMDMESTDLHEPVAKQVASVNVGDSLSVIEFVRSFGSHYVTSYVTGNSLYQVYVYAPNAYKVIKERLKAKGVSQISNQELIGYFSPWYAEHVGKIQSASGNATVENWAHQRLRVKFFVFGFASLLKLHGDTKLLSELNGMLGNEALLKLELKTLAPAFKDVQKRAWFHEVMDNNLKLWEVNM, encoded by the exons ATGGGCCTCGATGGGGCCAAGgcgttaatagtttttattctttACGCGTTGAGGCTTCAACAGAAGGCTCAAGCGGACATCAAAGTGGGTAACGCCATCAACGTGTTCAACCGTTATGGATACTTTAGCATAAGTATGAGAGTGGTCCCCAGAAATGACACCGATCATTCATGGATATTCAGGGAACCCACGGTCGACGTGTTTACGAATCTGCCGGAAAAACaaag CCTCAAAAGAAGCATCGGAGGTGGTGGAGGTCAAGTCTTCCAAGGGGATTTCCACATGGAATTTTGTGATAACGTAAAACAATTAATGCAAGCCTACTTTAGAGATTTTTCCGTAGAGAGACTGGACAAGCCGTGGCAGGCGTTTACGGGCAGCTGGTCGAAATTTACGTTGGCCAGAAATTTAG GTTTAGACGTGTCTTATGTAACCGGCGATCATTGTTATGTTCTCGTCAGGGTGGCTAGGCATAGGGAGACTGCCGATTTGGAAATGGATATGGAGAGCACCGACCTTCACGAGCCAGTGGCCAAACAGGTGGCCTCTGTTAATGTCGGCGATAGTTTGTCGGTCATTGAATTCGTCCGGAGTTTTGGATCTCATTACGTGACGTCATATGTCACAGGCAATTCTCTCTATCAG GTGTATGTATATGCTCCAAACGCTTACAAAGTAATTAAAGAACGCTTAAAAGCAAAAGGCGTATCGCAGATCTCTAATCAAGAGTTGATTGGATACTTCTCACCGTGGTACGCAGAACATGTGGGTAAAATACAATCAGCTAGTGGTAATGCAACAGTTGAAAATTGGGCACACCAAAGACTAAGAGTGAAATTTTTTGTCTTTGGGTTCGCCTCCTTACTGAAATTGCATGGAGATACAAAATTGTTAAGTGAATTGAATGGAATGTTAGGCAACGAAGCATTACTCAAGCTTGAATTAAAAACCTTGGCGCCGGCTTTTAAGGACGTTCAAAAACGAGCTTGGTTCCATGAAGTTatggataataatttaaaactatgggaagttaatatgtaa